The nucleotide sequence AGAGTTTAATGTTTGGTAACCTTAAATTTGTAAGAGACAAAAGTGTTATAGTGATAGACGGACCAAGGGTTAAGgccagcctctgacacattctggcaatataaccctaggtaagtcacttaacctctcagtgccttcaTGCCAACCttagagagatttttttaagttgcaGAACAGCTGATAATCTGCTTTGATAGGGGGAGTCTTATCAGGAGTTGCCTATACTATTACAGATTTGGACCAAGACAAAATAGTTATATGCTTTCCTTTATTCAAAACACCttcattttagttattttattgGAGGtagtttatttaaaagaaaatagtgaCCTTGTCTGCTTAAATCAGGCCTGGCAAggggcaaagaatttgaaaataaacatttgttaccTACATATATGACAGTTTATCTAAGATTAAATGAAAGAGGTAGAAAATCTAAATGATTGGAAGTAAATGAAGGAATACTTCCCAGAGAGCTCACACCTGGATAGATGATGGAGGTAGGAAGGACATCGTGTTATTTTCCCCATGTATTATCGTTATATAGCTTATATTCAATAGATTAAAGGTCCtaagtattttctttctcctgatgACATTTACCAATTTGCTCCCTCTTAGATCTAGCCTGAACTGTTTGGCTGAAAGATTAGCAACAGTTGGAAACTTATGTAAACATTTCCTTTGATATGCAAAAGAGAAACAGGGGCAGAGATACTAAACAGCAGGTGGGGGCTTGGGAGGGACATTTTTGGCAATATCTGAATGGCAGTGACAGCTTTTCAGCTCCTGACATGCAATTATATATtgtgacttaaaaaaacaaaaaaaaaaaaaaaagaagttaccaTGGTGTTagagaattggaaagcaaaaacagatgtTACTTCTGGTTAAAAGCAGGACACAGAGCTTTAGTCTGAATTTTAGTCCTGCTGAATACTCAAAATGAAACATCAAAAACACACATTTTGGAACATAGTTAATTCACTTTAAACTAATGCTTCAACAAGTGAGCTATAACATTAATTAGCCATGAATTGCCCCAtaattctttttcaaataaacCTGGAGTATTAAATGTGAAGGTAACcagcagttaaaaaaaatcctgtaatACAAAATACCTTGTTAATAGTAATACACTATAGCATCTAATGAAGACAGTTAAATACGATTTCGATTTGTTTTTAatctaagataaaaaaaaataaacattgatgGCATTTCATTCACCATATATAGTACACAATTATTTATACATAATCCTTCAGGTTATAGCCTGCATTATTCTCTGGCTGAGTAGTGAAGACACCCTGCTGCTTGGGAGGGTAGTGCCTAGCTTCTTGATGCCTTTTTAAACAGGAAGTGCAGAAAATCACACCTGCAACAAGTAGTAGTATTGTTGAAATAAATCCAAGGTAGATAGCTCCTCCAGGTTCATGTTTATTGTGCTCTGGGATTGTTGGGTCCCAGAAATTTGAAGTGATCTCTTTCATGTACCATGATGTGGGTATTAAACCAGATATACCCGAGAGAATAAAACATACTCCTCCAGCAAAAGTAGTACGGCTTTTGGTCTGTCTGTCCCCTCCTAACCGTGTACATTTCATGCCCACTGTGGAAATGCAGATCCCCAGACATGAGAGGATGCAAGCCAGTACCATGGTGGTCCGTGCAGTTTGCACATAGACAGGGAGGGCTAGGATTGAGTGTTTGATTGTGCAGCTGAACATCCCGGTGCTGTACCATGTGCAGTCCATCCACAGCCCTTGAAGTTGAATAATAGCTGTTATGATATTCGAGCCCACGTTTGCATTTACCTTCCAGTTTGGCAATAGTGTGGCTGTGATTATGCCGCAAATGCCAGATAAGGCTAGAATAAAAGCAAGAAGCTGTAGACCTGCTGATGCCATAATGTTGATCTGTCTGTCCCCTTTTGTCTGCCCGATCCTCTCTGGTAGATACTGTCCAATAAATTGTAGTCGTTCCAATGAAGACTGTAACTGGCTCTGTACAGTAGGGGGAAAAATACGCAGAGATAAGTAATGGAAAtcagagaaatggaaacaaaggaggaatgagtgaataaaaaagCTGACATTTACAGTTGGAGCTTATCTGAAGGCACATCTGAATGTGACCCTGCAGTGAATGAGTGAGCTCTCTGTCAGAGAGCTAAGAAAGGGGACTGCACAGCTCTCCGATGCTTCCTTTTCATGCTTACATGAAGGATTATTTGAGGTATAGACTTCCTAGGAGTATAGCCTCCTTTGCCTCTCTTCAAGCCCAAGAGATGGCCATTATGTTCAGAGGAAAGATGGGTATTCTGTTAGAAAACTGAAACATCTTTGGCCACAATCACATTGAGATCAAAGAACTGAATTTACTCGCATGGGTTTTTGTCTTTTAGTTGTGGGAGCTCTTTGTCAGCATTTTCAACTGTGTAAAAAGCTTTTGCCTGAAGATAGTCTTCTGGCTTTACAATTAAGAAACAGTTTGAGTTTTTATATACGCAAGTTAAATGAGCTATATCCTTTTGCTAAATATTATAGCTAAGTTATTGGGGACAAAGAAAAAAGGTTGGGTTAATTTATGGAGAGGGATAGGTGctagaactgtgattttattggtatagggaactccaaaGTGAGGAAGGAAACTCTCtgtcagcaccttctttgcagTTTAGAATCCTAGCTGCCCAGgttactgagaagttaagtgacatgagTAGGCTTATGTCTATTTTCTGTCAGAGGTTGGCCCTGATCCAGGGTCATTCTGACTGTTAAGGTTAGCTTatcatccactgtaccatcttgcCTCCCAGTGAGCTACTTCAACCTTTCCTCAAATTGTTCCTGTCTCATATCTAGCAAATTGGCAGATGACAAAAGTGGGGAGGCCCAGTGTTGGAGGGAGTATGAAAAACCCAACCACAgtaatgcagtgttggtggagctatgaattgatcAACTTTAGAATGCAGTATGGAATTAGGAgaacaaagtgactaaaatgtctgtaCCCTTTGCCACAGAGATTCCACTGCCAGGCATAGACACCGTAGAGGTCAGCgataaaaagaaaggcctcaTCTACACCAAAATATGtatagaagcactttttgtagtaaccaggaattggaaactaagtagatGCCCAGTGATTAGGCAATGGCTAGACAAGTTATGGaatgtgaatataatggagtattattgcaCTCTAAAGAACAAGGAACCCaataaattcagagaaacctggaaaaacttacatgaactgattcaaagtaaagTAACCAGAGCCAGGAAAGCAGTGTACACAGTTATTAcaagaatataaatggaaagaacaaccaccaaaaaaaattaatgtcgTGGAATTATGTTGACAGTTGTTTGACCCAAAATAAAGAGATATAAGAAGGCTCTTTCCTATTGCCTTTTGCAAAGGTGTGAGATTATGGGTGTGGTACACTACAGACCATGTCAAATTTTTTCAGTGTATAggtttgttttgctgaactgtttttctccccttttttattcatctttataaagaatagctctctgggaaggggaagaatataTCAGGAAATCtaggtaatgtaaaaataaaagctgtcaataa is from Trichosurus vulpecula isolate mTriVul1 chromosome 7, mTriVul1.pri, whole genome shotgun sequence and encodes:
- the CLDN20 gene encoding claudin-20, producing the protein MASAGLQLLAFILALSGICGIITATLLPNWKVNANVGSNIITAIIQLQGLWMDCTWYSTGMFSCTIKHSILALPVYVQTARTTMVLACILSCLGICISTVGMKCTRLGGDRQTKSRTTFAGGVCFILSGISGLIPTSWYMKEITSNFWDPTIPEHNKHEPGGAIYLGFISTILLLVAGVIFCTSCLKRHQEARHYPPKQQGVFTTQPENNAGYNLKDYV